CCACATATTTATGGTCCTCTCAACTTAGATGCCGTCATTCGAGTAATATCGTTTTCATCTGACAAAAAAGGATATTTTTCCCTACCTGCCGAACTTTCTTCCTTGTAACGAAAGTAAAGTTATAAGAAGGGAAGTGTCAGAATGAACCCCGTTCAACAATTTTTTGTCAAGCAAGTGCCTTTTGCAAAAACCATTGGAGTTACCATCACACACACATCACCTGGTGAAGCATGTGCTCAGCTCCCCTTTTCACCTTCTAATGTAAATCATGTCGGCACCATACATGCTGGTGCCCTATTTACGTTAGCTGAATCGGCCGCTGCTGCTTCCATTTTATCCACCTTTTCTGACTTAGTTCCTCATATTCTGCTACTGGTAACCAAAAGTTCTATCGAATACTCTGCACCAGCTCAAGGTGATATTGTAGCGATAGCTTCCATTTCCAAAGAGACAGAACAATTGGTTCGTAACACACTTGTACAACCCAGCGATCGGATACGTTTTACAGTACACACTGAAATCAAGCGTGAAGGTACCGATGAAATAAGTGCATTGGCTCACTTTGAGATGTATATGAAACGTAACGAAGACGGTAGACAATAGGGCTATCAACGTTACTAACACTGGATGAGACAGGTCGTGAATGATATGAATTTATTTTCTTCCGGTAACGATACGTTATTTCAGTCACTTATTGCCGAATCCCCGTTAGGCATCATTAGCGTAGCGGATACTGGTCACATCCTTAGCTGCAACCATGCAGCCAGTAGCACGTTTGGCTACCGGGAAGAAGAGATCATCGGCAAATCCTTCCCTATCTTATTTCCAACCATTCATGGATCTACCTTTCATTCTTTATTTCAACAAGAAAACCAATCTATTCCGTCCTATAACCAGGAATGGATTGGTCTACATAAGAATGGAGCTAGCTTTTCCATAGATGTACACACAACAATTATCACAAATAGTACTCCACGAATTCTTGCTATCTATATCAAACAAAATCAGGACCAAAAATCGGATCTTTATCAATCCTTGTTTGAGCAGAATCCCTTCCTTGTTTATTCGACGGACTTACAAGGCAGAATTTTCAGTTTAAACCATGCGAGCGAACAGATTTTAGGCTACTCCGCACATGAATT
This is a stretch of genomic DNA from Brevibacillus laterosporus DSM 25. It encodes these proteins:
- a CDS encoding YiiD C-terminal domain-containing protein codes for the protein MNPVQQFFVKQVPFAKTIGVTITHTSPGEACAQLPFSPSNVNHVGTIHAGALFTLAESAAAASILSTFSDLVPHILLLVTKSSIEYSAPAQGDIVAIASISKETEQLVRNTLVQPSDRIRFTVHTEIKREGTDEISALAHFEMYMKRNEDGRQ